The Methylomicrobium lacus LW14 genome window below encodes:
- a CDS encoding four-helix bundle copper-binding protein: MTQLAHTPSEHATQACIEACSHCHQVCLATAMNHCLEAGGKHVKPKHFRLLMNCAEICQTSANFQLSSSQFSHHLCAVCAEVCEACATDCEKIGGMEECVEACKECAESCRQMGSDKY, from the coding sequence ATGACCCAATTAGCTCACACCCCCTCTGAACACGCCACGCAAGCCTGTATCGAGGCTTGTAGCCACTGCCATCAGGTCTGTCTGGCAACCGCGATGAACCACTGCCTGGAGGCCGGCGGCAAACATGTTAAACCCAAACACTTCCGCCTCCTGATGAACTGCGCCGAGATTTGCCAGACGTCGGCCAATTTTCAGCTCAGCAGTTCTCAATTTTCGCATCATCTATGCGCGGTCTGCGCCGAAGTCTGCGAGGCATGCGCTACGGATTGCGAAAAAATCGGCGGCATGGAGGAGTGCGTCGAGGCATGTAAGGAATGTGCCGAGAGTTGCCGGCAAATGGGAAGCGACAAGTACTAA